The proteins below come from a single Aquarana catesbeiana isolate 2022-GZ linkage group LG12, ASM4218655v1, whole genome shotgun sequence genomic window:
- the LOC141114226 gene encoding GPI transamidase component PIG-T-like has translation MYTNGQGKRDWSIFKMFARTVTEPCPLATQSKIYVDSGFDKESDLFEVTPPSSLDIQVQIHSDPRVYTVYDLLEPSFFNTSRNLNVALRWKGGSADSGEFCCGVPGS, from the exons ATGTATACCAACGGACAGGGGAAAAGAG ACTGGTCTATATTTAAGATGTTTGCTCGCACAGTAACAGAACCTTGCCCCCTTGCAACACAAAGCAAGATCTATGTGGATTCTGGATTTGATAAG GAGTCGGATCTGTTTGAGGTGACTCCTCCCTCATCTTTGGATATTCAGGTTCAGATCCACAGTGATCCGAGGGTGTACACGGTGTATGATCTTCTAGAACCCAGCTTCTTCAATACTTCCAGAAATCTTAATGTAGCACTGAGGtggaaggggggctctgctgactcGGGTGAGTTCTGTTGTGGTGTTCCTGGATCTTGA